One window of Desulfobacca acetoxidans DSM 11109 genomic DNA carries:
- a CDS encoding phage protease: protein MGRMKEKLIEVLGLEADTNDEEIITRVKSIRYALGFMEDMSKLLGVEANAAKIKIAVLGLKNSENTVVRLQGEIDRLKAERASDKAREAVEQALKAGKILPSERSWAQQFAETNPLGFETYIAGAPIIGPVDKNLHDQNGYVGKTEPGLSTAELAIAKLLRVTPEQFKISKESLAL, encoded by the coding sequence CTGGGTCGCATGAAGGAAAAACTCATTGAAGTTCTTGGACTTGAGGCCGATACCAATGACGAGGAGATTATTACCAGAGTGAAATCCATCCGATATGCACTTGGATTCATGGAGGATATGAGCAAGCTCCTGGGTGTCGAAGCCAATGCCGCCAAAATCAAAATCGCGGTGCTGGGGCTGAAAAACTCCGAAAATACTGTAGTCCGACTCCAGGGTGAAATAGACCGGCTCAAGGCTGAACGAGCTTCAGATAAAGCCAGAGAGGCGGTAGAACAGGCTCTTAAAGCCGGTAAGATTCTCCCTTCCGAGCGAAGTTGGGCTCAGCAGTTTGCAGAGACTAATCCTCTCGGATTCGAGACGTATATAGCCGGAGCGCCTATAATCGGGCCGGTGGACAAAAATCTCCACGACCAGAACGGGTATGTCGGCAAAACTGAACCTGGCCTGAGCACTGCCGAACTGGCCATTGCCAAATTATTGCGTGTTACCCCGGAACAGTTCAAAATTTCAAAAGAATCTTTGGCATTATGA